A part of Escherichia marmotae genomic DNA contains:
- the hycB gene encoding formate hydrogenlyase subunit HycB, whose product MNRFVIADSTLCIGCHTCEAACSETHRQHGLQSMPRLRVMLNDKESAPQLCHHCEDAPCAVVCPVNAITRVDGAVQLNESLCVSCKLCGIACPFGAIEFSGSRPLDIPANANTAKAPPAPPAPARVSTLLDWVPGIRAIAVKCDLCSFDEQGPACVRMCPTKALHLVDNTDIARVSKRKRELTFNTDFGDLTLFQQAQSGEAK is encoded by the coding sequence GTGAATCGTTTTGTAATTGCTGACTCCACGCTCTGTATCGGCTGCCACACCTGTGAAGCAGCCTGTTCAGAGACGCATCGCCAGCACGGCCTGCAATCTATGCCGCGCCTGCGAGTGATGCTGAATGATAAAGAATCTGCACCGCAGCTTTGCCATCACTGCGAAGATGCGCCCTGTGCGGTGGTCTGCCCGGTTAACGCTATCACCCGCGTTGATGGCGCAGTCCAGCTTAATGAAAGTCTGTGCGTAAGCTGCAAACTGTGCGGCATTGCCTGTCCGTTTGGCGCAATCGAATTTTCCGGCAGCCGTCCGCTGGATATTCCGGCAAACGCCAATACCGCGAAAGCGCCACCGGCACCGCCTGCTCCGGCGCGTGTCAGCACGTTGCTTGACTGGGTGCCGGGTATTCGCGCAATCGCCGTCAAATGTGACCTCTGTAGTTTTGATGAACAAGGTCCGGCCTGCGTGCGGATGTGCCCGACCAAAGCCCTGCATCTGGTGGATAACACCGATATCGCCCGCGTCAGCAAGCGTAAGCGTGAGCTGACTTTTAACACGGACTTTGGCGATCTCACCTTGTTTCAGCAGGCTCAAAGTGGAGAGGCTAAATGA
- the hycC gene encoding formate hydrogenlyase subunit 3: MSAISLINSGVAWFAAAAVLAFLFSFHKALSGWIAGIGGAVGSLYTAAAGFTVLTGAVGVSGALSLVSFDIQISPLNAIWLITLGLCGLFVSLYNIDWHRHAQVKCNGLQINMLMAAPVCAVIASNLGMFVVMAEIMALCAVFLTSNSKEGKLWFALGRLGTLLLAIACWLVWQRYGTLDLRLLDMRVQQLPLGSDIWLLGVIGFGLLAGIIPLHGWVPQAHANASAPAAALFSTVVMKIGLLGILTLSLLGGNAPLWWGIALLVLGMITAFVGGLYALMEHNIQRLLAYHTLENIGIILLGLGAGVTGIALEQPALIALGLVGGLYHLLNHSLFKSVLFLGAGSVWFRTGHRDIEKLGGIGKKMPVISIAMLVGLMAMEALPPLNGFAGEWVIYQSFFNLSNSGAFVARLLGPLLAVGLAITGALAVMCMAKVYGVTFLGAPRTKEAENATCAPILMSVSVVALAICCVIGGVAAPWLLPMLSAAVPLPLEPANTTVSQPMITLLLIACPLLPFIIMAICKGDRLPSRSRGAAWVCGYDHEKSMVITAHGFAMPVKQAFAPVLKLRKVLNPVSLVPGWQSEGSALLFRRMALVELVVLVVIIVSRGA, encoded by the coding sequence ATGAGCGCAATTTCACTGATCAATAGCGGCGTGGCGTGGTTTGCCGCCGCCGCTGTTCTGGCATTTCTCTTTTCTTTTCATAAGGCGCTAAGTGGCTGGATTGCCGGGATTGGCGGCGCGGTCGGTAGCCTGTACACGGCTGCTGCAGGGTTCACCGTGCTGACTGGCGCGGTCGGCGTGAGCGGTGCGCTGTCGCTGGTGAGTTTTGATATCCAAATTTCCCCGCTTAACGCGATTTGGCTGATTACCCTTGGTCTGTGCGGCCTGTTTGTCAGCCTCTACAACATTGACTGGCATCGCCATGCGCAGGTGAAATGCAACGGCTTGCAGATCAATATGTTGATGGCTGCCCCCGTGTGCGCTGTCATCGCCAGTAACCTGGGCATGTTCGTGGTAATGGCTGAAATCATGGCCCTGTGCGCGGTGTTCCTCACCAGTAATAGCAAAGAGGGCAAACTGTGGTTTGCGCTGGGGCGTCTTGGCACTTTACTGCTGGCGATCGCTTGCTGGCTGGTGTGGCAGCGTTATGGCACGCTGGATTTGCGCCTGTTGGATATGCGCGTGCAACAACTGCCGCTCGGTTCCGATATCTGGCTGCTTGGCGTGATTGGCTTTGGCCTGCTGGCCGGGATTATCCCACTGCATGGTTGGGTGCCGCAGGCTCATGCCAACGCCTCTGCGCCAGCGGCAGCGCTGTTTTCCACAGTAGTGATGAAAATTGGCCTGCTGGGTATTTTAACTCTGTCGCTGCTGGGGGGGAACGCACCGCTGTGGTGGGGGATTGCGCTGCTGGTGCTCGGCATGATCACCGCGTTCGTCGGCGGTCTGTATGCACTGATGGAGCACAATATCCAGCGTCTGCTGGCTTACCACACGCTGGAAAATATCGGCATTATCCTGCTGGGGTTGGGCGCTGGTGTAACGGGTATCGCGCTTGAACAACCGGCGCTGATTGCCCTTGGCCTGGTCGGTGGTCTGTACCATCTGCTTAACCATAGCCTGTTCAAAAGCGTACTGTTCCTCGGCGCGGGTAGCGTCTGGTTCCGTACTGGTCATCGCGATATCGAAAAACTGGGCGGAATTGGCAAGAAAATGCCGGTTATCTCCATCGCCATGTTAGTCGGGCTGATGGCAATGGAGGCGCTGCCGCCGCTGAACGGGTTTGCCGGTGAATGGGTTATCTATCAATCCTTCTTCAATCTGAGCAATAGCGGCGCGTTTGTTGCCCGTCTGCTGGGGCCGCTGCTCGCTGTGGGTCTGGCAATTACCGGTGCGCTGGCGGTGATGTGTATGGCGAAAGTCTATGGCGTAACCTTCCTCGGCGCACCGCGTACCAAAGAAGCCGAAAACGCCACCTGTGCGCCGATCCTGATGAGCGTAAGTGTGGTGGCACTGGCGATTTGCTGCGTGATTGGCGGTGTTGCTGCGCCGTGGCTGCTGCCGATGCTGTCTGCTGCTGTACCTCTGCCGTTGGAGCCTGCTAACACCACCGTTTCTCAACCGATGATCACGTTGCTGCTGATTGCCTGCCCGCTGCTGCCATTCATCATTATGGCGATTTGCAAAGGCGACCGTCTGCCGTCGCGTTCCCGTGGCGCGGCATGGGTGTGTGGCTATGACCACGAAAAATCAATGGTGATTACTGCTCACGGTTTTGCCATGCCGGTGAAACAGGCGTTTGCGCCGGTGCTGAAACTGCGCAAAGTGCTGAATCCGGTGTCGCTGGTGCCGGGCTGGCAGAGCGAGGGAAGTGCGTTGCTGTTCCGCCGGATGGCGCTGGTTGAACTGGTGGTACTGGTGGTGATTATTGTTTCACGAGGAGCCTGA
- the hycD gene encoding formate hydrogenlyase subunit HycD, with protein MSVLYPLIQALVLFAVAPLLSGITRVARARLHNRRGPGVLQEYRDIIKLLGRQSVGPDASGWVFRLTPYVMVGVMLTIATALPVVTVGSPLPQLGDLITLLYLFAIARFFFAISGLDTGSPFTAIGASREAMLGVLVEPMLLLGLWVAAQVAGSTNISNITDTVYHWPLSQSIPLVLALCACAFATFIEMGKLPFDLAEAEQELQEGPLSEYSGSGFGVMKWGISLKQLVVLQMFVGVFIPWGQMETFTAGGLLLALVIAIVKLVVGVLVIALFENSMARLRLDITPRMTWAGFGFAFLAFVSLLAA; from the coding sequence ATGAGTGTTTTGTATCCGTTAATTCAGGCGCTGGTGTTATTTGCCGTTGCGCCGCTGCTCTCCGGTATTACCCGCGTGGCGCGCGCCCGTCTGCATAACCGTCGCGGACCAGGCGTGCTGCAGGAGTATCGCGACATTATCAAACTGCTGGGTCGCCAGAGCGTTGGCCCGGATGCCTCTGGCTGGGTGTTTCGCCTGACGCCGTATGTGATGGTGGGCGTCATGCTGACTATCGCCACTGCGTTACCGGTAGTGACCGTCGGTTCTCCGCTGCCGCAACTGGGTGATTTGATCACCTTACTGTATCTCTTCGCTATCGCGCGTTTCTTCTTTGCCATTTCCGGTCTGGATACCGGTAGCCCGTTTACCGCTATCGGCGCGAGCCGTGAAGCGATGCTGGGTGTGCTGGTTGAGCCGATGCTGCTGCTTGGGCTGTGGGTCGCCGCACAGGTTGCCGGTTCCACCAACATCAGCAACATCACCGACACCGTTTATCACTGGCCGCTGAGCCAAAGTATTCCACTGGTGCTGGCGCTCTGCGCCTGTGCATTCGCCACCTTTATCGAAATGGGCAAACTGCCGTTCGACCTGGCGGAAGCCGAGCAGGAGTTGCAGGAAGGGCCGCTCTCTGAATACAGCGGTAGCGGCTTTGGCGTAATGAAATGGGGTATCAGCCTGAAACAACTGGTGGTGTTGCAGATGTTCGTCGGGGTGTTTATCCCGTGGGGACAAATGGAAACCTTCACCGCCGGTGGGCTGCTGCTGGCATTGGTGATTGCCATCGTCAAACTGGTGGTCGGTGTACTGGTTATCGCGCTATTCGAAAACAGCATGGCCCGTCTGCGTCTTGATATTACTCCGCGCATGACCTGGGCTGGTTTTGGCTTTGCATTTTTAGCGTTCGTCTCCTTGCTGGCGGCGTGA
- the hycE gene encoding formate hydrogenlyase subunit HycE, with the protein MSEEKLGQHYLAALNEAFPGVVLDHAWQTKDQLTVTVKVNYLPEVVEFLYYKQGGWLSVLFGNDERKLNGHYAVYYVLSMEKGTKCWITVRVEVDANKPEYPSVTPRVPAAVWGEREVRDMYGLIPVGLPDERRLVLPDDWPDELYPLRKDSMDYRQRPAPTTDAETYEFINELGDKKNNVVPIGPLHVTSDEPGHFRLFVDGENIIDADYRLFYVHRGMEKLAETRMGYNEVTFLSDRVCGICGFAHSTAYTTSVENAMGIQVPERAQMIRAILLEVERLHSHLLNLGLACHFTGFDSGFMQFFRVRESSMKMAEILTGARKTYGLNLIGGIRRDLLKDDMIQTRQLAQQMRREVRELVDVLLSTPNMEQRTVGIGRLDPEIARDFSNVGPMVRASGHARDTRADHPFVGYGLLPMEVHSEQGCDVISRLKVRINEVFTSLNMIDYGLDNLPGGPLAVEGFTYIPHRFALGFAEAPRGDDIHWSMTGDNQKLYRWRCRAATYANWPTLRYMLRGNTVSDAPLIIGSLDPCYSCTDRMTVVDVRKKKSKVVPYKELERYSIERKNSPLK; encoded by the coding sequence ATGTCTGAAGAAAAATTAGGTCAACATTATCTCGCCGCGCTGAATGAGGCATTTCCGGGCGTCGTGCTGGACCACGCCTGGCAGACCAAAGATCAGCTTACCGTTACCGTAAAGGTGAACTACCTGCCGGAAGTGGTGGAGTTTCTCTACTACAAACAGGGTGGCTGGCTGTCGGTGCTGTTTGGTAACGACGAGCGCAAACTGAATGGCCATTATGCCGTTTACTACGTGCTGTCGATGGAGAAGGGCACCAAGTGCTGGATAACCGTGCGTGTCGAAGTTGACGCCAACAAACCAGAATATCCGTCCGTGACGCCGCGCGTTCCGGCGGCGGTGTGGGGCGAGCGTGAAGTGCGCGATATGTACGGTTTGATTCCGGTTGGCCTGCCGGATGAACGTCGTCTGGTGCTGCCGGATGACTGGCCGGATGAACTCTACCCGCTGCGTAAAGACAGCATGGATTATCGTCAGCGTCCGGCACCGACCACCGATGCTGAAACCTACGAGTTCATCAACGAACTGGGTGATAAGAAAAATAACGTTGTACCGATTGGTCCGCTACATGTCACTTCTGACGAACCGGGGCACTTCCGTCTGTTCGTCGATGGCGAAAACATTATCGACGCCGACTACCGCCTGTTCTACGTCCATCGTGGTATGGAAAAACTGGCGGAAACCCGCATGGGTTATAACGAAGTGACGTTCCTCTCTGACCGTGTTTGCGGGATCTGCGGCTTCGCCCACAGCACCGCCTACACCACGTCGGTGGAAAACGCGATGGGCATTCAGGTACCAGAGCGTGCGCAGATGATCCGCGCCATTCTGCTGGAAGTGGAACGTCTGCACTCGCATCTGCTCAACCTCGGCCTTGCCTGCCACTTTACTGGCTTTGACTCCGGCTTTATGCAGTTCTTCCGCGTGCGCGAATCCTCCATGAAAATGGCGGAGATCCTCACCGGGGCGCGTAAAACTTACGGTCTGAACTTGATCGGCGGGATTCGTCGCGATCTACTGAAAGATGACATGATCCAGACCCGCCAACTGGCGCAGCAAATGCGTCGTGAAGTGCGGGAACTGGTGGATGTGCTGCTGAGTACGCCAAACATGGAACAGCGCACCGTCGGAATTGGTCGTCTTGATCCAGAAATCGCCCGCGACTTCAGTAACGTTGGGCCGATGGTTCGCGCCAGCGGCCACGCTCGTGATACCCGTGCCGATCACCCGTTTGTTGGTTATGGCTTGCTGCCGATGGAAGTACACAGCGAACAGGGTTGTGACGTTATTTCGCGCCTGAAAGTGCGTATCAACGAAGTCTTTACTTCGCTCAATATGATCGACTACGGCCTGGATAACTTGCCAGGTGGCCCGCTGGCGGTGGAAGGATTCACCTATATTCCACACCGTTTTGCGTTGGGCTTTGCCGAAGCGCCGCGTGGTGATGATATTCACTGGAGCATGACCGGCGACAACCAGAAGCTGTACCGCTGGCGCTGCCGCGCGGCAACCTACGCTAACTGGCCGACCCTGCGCTATATGCTGCGTGGCAACACCGTTTCTGATGCACCGCTGATTATCGGTAGCCTCGACCCTTGCTACTCCTGTACCGACCGCATGACCGTGGTCGATGTGCGTAAGAAGAAGAGCAAAGTGGTGCCGTACAAAGAACTTGAGCGCTACAGCATTGAGCGTAAAAACTCGCCGCTGAAATAA
- the hycF gene encoding formate hydrogenlyase subunit HycF, with protein MFTFIKKVIKTGTATSSYPLEPIAVDKNFRGKPEQNPQQCIGCAACVNACPSNALTVETDLATGELAWQFNLGRCIFCGRCEEVCPTAAIKLSQEYELAVWKKEDFLQQSRFALCNCRVCNRPFAVQKEIDYAIALLKHNGDSRAENHRESFETCPECKRQKCLVPSDRIELTRHMKEAI; from the coding sequence ATGTTTACCTTTATCAAAAAAGTCATCAAAACCGGCACGGCGACCTCGTCTTATCCGCTGGAGCCGATTGCGGTTGATAAAAACTTCCGTGGTAAGCCAGAGCAGAACCCGCAGCAGTGCATCGGCTGTGCGGCCTGTGTTAATGCCTGCCCGTCAAACGCCTTAACGGTTGAAACCGACCTCGCCACTGGTGAGCTGGCGTGGCAGTTCAATCTTGGTCGTTGCATCTTCTGTGGCCGCTGCGAAGAAGTCTGCCCGACAGCGGCGATTAAACTGTCGCAAGAGTACGAACTGGCAGTGTGGAAGAAAGAAGACTTCCTGCAACAGTCCCGTTTCGCGCTGTGCAACTGCCGCGTCTGCAATCGTCCTTTCGCCGTACAGAAAGAGATCGACTACGCCATTGCGCTGCTTAAGCACAACGGCGACAGCCGCGCGGAAAACCACCGCGAAAGCTTTGAGACTTGCCCGGAATGTAAGCGCCAGAAATGCCTGGTGCCGTCCGACCGTATTGAACTGACTCGCCATATGAAAGAGGCCATCTGA
- the hycG gene encoding formate hydrogenlyase subunit HycG: MSNLLGPRDANGIPVPMTVDESIASMKASLLKKIKRSAYVYRVDCGGCNGCEIEIFATLSPLFDAERFGIKVVPSPRHADILLFTGAVTRAMRSPALRAWQSAPDPKICISYGACGNSGGIFHDLYCVWGGTDKIVPVDVCIPGCPPTPAATLYGFAMALGLLEQKIHARGPGELDEQPAEILHPEMVQPLRVKVDREARRLAGYRYGRQIADDFLTQLGQGEEQVARWLEAENDPRLNEIVSHLNHVVEEARIR, from the coding sequence ATGAGCAATTTATTAGGCCCCCGTGACGCCAACGGCATTCCGGTCCCGATGACGGTGGATGAATCCATCGCCAGCATGAAGGCGTCGTTACTGAAAAAAATCAAACGTTCTGCCTACGTTTACCGCGTGGACTGTGGCGGCTGCAACGGCTGTGAAATCGAAATTTTTGCCACGCTTTCGCCGCTGTTCGATGCAGAACGCTTCGGCATTAAAGTCGTTCCGTCCCCGCGTCATGCGGATATTTTGCTATTTACCGGCGCGGTCACCCGTGCAATGCGATCCCCTGCGCTGCGTGCGTGGCAGTCCGCGCCGGACCCGAAAATCTGTATCTCCTACGGTGCCTGCGGTAACAGCGGCGGCATTTTTCACGATCTCTACTGCGTGTGGGGCGGTACAGATAAAATCGTCCCGGTGGATGTCTGCATTCCGGGTTGCCCGCCAACGCCTGCCGCCACGCTGTACGGCTTTGCGATGGCGCTCGGTTTGCTGGAACAGAAAATCCACGCCCGTGGCCCCGGCGAACTGGATGAACAACCGGCAGAAATCCTGCACCCGGAAATGGTGCAGCCGCTGCGCGTAAAAGTGGATCGCGAAGCGCGCCGCCTGGCGGGTTACCGTTACGGTCGCCAGATTGCTGATGATTTCCTGACGCAGTTAGGGCAGGGCGAAGAGCAGGTTGCACGCTGGCTGGAGGCGGAAAACGATCCGCGTCTGAACGAGATTGTCAGCCATCTGAATCATGTTGTTGAAGAGGCGCGTATCCGATGA
- the hycH gene encoding formate hydrogenlyase assembly protein HycH, whose protein sequence is MSEKVVFSQLSRKFIDENDATPSEAQQVVYYSLAIGHHLGVIDCLEAALTCPWDEYLAWIATLEAGSEARRKMEGVPKYGEIVIDINHVPMLANAFDKARAAQTSQQKEWSTMLLSMLHDIHQENAIYLMVRRLRD, encoded by the coding sequence ATGAGTGAAAAGGTGGTGTTCAGTCAACTGAGCCGTAAATTTATTGATGAGAACGATGCCACGCCTTCTGAGGCGCAGCAGGTGGTCTATTACAGCCTGGCGATTGGTCACCACCTTGGGGTTATCGATTGCCTGGAAGCGGCGCTTACCTGCCCGTGGGATGAATACCTGGCATGGATTGCGACACTGGAGGCGGGCAGCGAAGCCCGCCGAAAAATGGAAGGCGTGCCGAAATACGGTGAGATCGTCATCGACATTAACCATGTGCCGATGCTGGCCAATGCATTCGATAAAGCCCGGGCAGCGCAAACTTCGCAGCAGAAGGAATGGAGTACAATGCTGTTAAGTATGCTGCATGATATTCATCAGGAAAACGCCATCTATTTGATGGTGAGGAGATTGCGTGACTGA
- the hycI gene encoding hydrogenase maturation peptidase HycI: MTDVLLCVGNSMMGDDGAGPLLVEKCAAAPKGNWVVIDGGSAPENDIVAIRELRPTRLLIVDATDMGLNPGEIRIIDPDDIAEMFMMTTHNMPLNYLIDQLKEDIGEVIFLGIQPDIVGFYYPMTQPIKDAVETVYQRLEGWEGNGGFAQLAAEEE, translated from the coding sequence GTGACTGACGTTTTACTTTGTGTTGGCAATAGCATGATGGGCGATGATGGCGCGGGCCCGTTGCTGGTAGAAAAGTGCGCCGCCGCGCCGAAAGGTAACTGGGTGGTGATTGACGGCGGTAGCGCACCGGAAAACGACATTGTCGCCATCCGCGAGCTGCGCCCGACACGACTGCTGATTGTCGACGCCACTGATATGGGGCTAAACCCCGGCGAGATCCGCATCATCGACCCGGATGACATCGCTGAGATGTTTATGATGACGACCCATAACATGCCGTTGAATTACCTTATCGACCAATTGAAAGAAGATATTGGCGAAGTGATTTTCCTCGGTATCCAGCCGGATATCGTCGGCTTTTACTACCCGATGACCCAGCCGATTAAAGATGCGGTGGAAACCGTTTATCAACGGCTGGAAGGCTGGGAAGGAAACGGCGGATTTGCGCAGTTAGCGGCGGAAGAAGAGTAG
- the hydN gene encoding electron transport protein HydN: MNRFIIADASKCIGCRTCEVACVVSHQENQDCASLTPETFLPRIHVIKGVNISTATVCRQCEDAPCANVCPNGAISRDKGFVHVMQERCIGCKTCVVACPYGAMEVVVRPVIRNSGAGLNVRADKAEANKCDLCNHREDGPACMAACPTHALICVDRNKLEQLSAEKRRRTAMMF, translated from the coding sequence ATGAACCGTTTCATCATTGCTGACGCGAGTAAATGTATTGGTTGCCGTACCTGTGAAGTAGCGTGCGTGGTTTCTCATCAGGAAAATCAGGATTGCGCTTCGCTGACTCCGGAAACTTTTTTACCGCGTATCCATGTCATTAAAGGTGTGAACATTTCCACTGCTACTGTTTGTCGTCAGTGTGAAGATGCTCCGTGCGCTAATGTCTGCCCGAATGGTGCTATCAGCCGTGATAAAGGGTTTGTTCATGTCATGCAGGAACGCTGCATTGGTTGCAAAACCTGCGTTGTGGCTTGCCCGTACGGCGCGATGGAAGTGGTGGTGCGTCCGGTGATTCGCAACAGCGGCGCGGGGCTGAATGTACGTGCCGATAAAGCCGAAGCCAATAAATGCGATCTGTGTAACCATCGTGAAGACGGCCCTGCGTGTATGGCTGCGTGCCCGACGCATGCGCTGATTTGTGTCGATCGTAATAAACTTGAGCAACTGAGCGCAGAAAAACGCCGCCGCACGGCGATGATGTTCTAA
- the hypF gene encoding carbamoyltransferase HypF, producing the protein MAKNTSCGVQLRIRGKVQGVGFRPFVWQLAQQLNLHGDVCNDGDGVEVRLLEDPQTFLVQLHQHCPPLARIDSVEREPFIWSQLPTEFTIRQSTGGTMNTQIVPDAATCPACLAEMNTLGERRYRYPFINCTHCGPRFTIIRAMPYDRPFTVMAAFPLCPACDKEYRDPLDRRFHAQPVACPECGPHLEWVSNDVHAKQEAALQAAIAQLKAGKIVAIKGIGGFHLACDARNSDAIATLRARKHRPAKPLAVMLPTVENLPEAVRQLLTTPAAPIVLVDKKYVPELCDDIAPCLNEVGVMLPANPLQHLLLQELQCPLVMTSGNLSGKPPAISNEQALEDLQDIADGFLLHNRDIVQRMDDSVVRESGEMLRRSRGYVPDALALPPGFKNVPPMLCLGADLKNTFSLVRGEQAVLSQHLGDLSDDGIQMQWREALRLMQNIYDFTPQCVVHDAHPGYVSSQWASEMNLPTQTVLHHHAHAAACLAEHNWPLDGGDVIALTLDGIGMSENGALWGGECLRVNYRECERLGGLPAVALPGGDLAAKQPWRNLLAQCLRFVPEWQNYPETVSVQQQNWSVLARAIERGINAPLASSCGRLFDAVAAALGCAPATLSYEGEAACTLEALASSCHGVKHPVTMPLVNNHLDLAIFWRQWLNWQAPVNQRAWAFHDALAQGFAELMREQATMRGITRLVFSGGVIHNRLLRARLAHYLVDFTLLFPQSLPAGDGGLSLGQGVIAAARWLAEEVQNG; encoded by the coding sequence ATGGCAAAAAACACATCTTGCGGTGTTCAACTGCGTATTCGTGGCAAAGTGCAGGGCGTTGGTTTTCGTCCGTTTGTCTGGCAACTGGCACAGCAATTAAATCTTCACGGCGATGTCTGTAATGACGGCGATGGCGTGGAAGTCCGGCTGCTGGAAGATCCGCAAACGTTTCTTGTTCAATTGCATCAACACTGCCCGCCGCTGGCGCGTATTGATAGCGTTGAGCGTGAGCCGTTTATCTGGTCACAACTGCCCACTGAGTTCACTATCCGCCAGAGCACAGGCGGCACCATGAATACGCAAATTGTTCCGGATGCCGCCACGTGCCCTGCCTGTCTTGCTGAAATGAATACCCTGGGCGAACGGCGTTATCGTTATCCGTTTATCAACTGTACCCACTGCGGCCCGCGTTTCACCATTATTCGCGCGATGCCTTATGACCGCCCATTTACCGTGATGGCAGCGTTTCCGTTATGTCCGGCCTGTGACAAAGAATACCGCGACCCGCTCGATCGTCGCTTCCATGCCCAGCCGGTGGCTTGCCCGGAATGTGGTCCGCATCTTGAATGGGTAAGTAATGATGTACATGCCAAACAAGAGGCTGCTTTACAGGCTGCTATAGCACAGTTAAAAGCGGGAAAAATCGTCGCCATCAAAGGGATTGGCGGATTTCATCTCGCCTGTGATGCACGTAACAGTGACGCGATAGCAACACTACGAGCGCGCAAACATCGCCCGGCGAAACCGCTGGCGGTTATGTTGCCAACGGTAGAAAACCTACCAGAGGCTGTCCGTCAGTTGCTCACCACGCCTGCCGCGCCGATTGTGCTGGTGGATAAAAAATACGTTCCCGAACTTTGTGACGATATTGCCCCATGCCTTAACGAAGTTGGGGTGATGTTGCCTGCGAATCCACTGCAACATTTGTTGTTGCAGGAACTGCAATGCCCGCTGGTGATGACCTCCGGCAACCTGAGTGGCAAACCTCCGGCTATCAGCAATGAACAGGCGCTGGAGGATTTGCAGGACATTGCCGACGGATTCTTGTTGCATAACCGCGATATTGTGCAGCGGATGGATGACTCGGTAGTGCGCGAAAGTGGCGAAATGTTGCGCCGTTCGCGTGGCTATGTACCGGATGCGCTGGCTTTGCCGCCGGGTTTTAAAAATGTGCCGCCGATGCTGTGTCTTGGCGCAGATCTGAAAAACACCTTCAGCCTGGTGCGCGGTGAACAAGCCGTGTTGAGTCAGCATCTGGGCGATTTAAGCGACGATGGTATCCAGATGCAGTGGCGCGAAGCGTTACGCCTGATGCAGAACATCTACGATTTCACCCCGCAATGTGTTGTGCATGACGCGCATCCGGGCTATGTCTCCAGCCAGTGGGCGAGTGAAATGAATCTGCCGACGCAAACGGTGTTGCATCATCATGCTCATGCGGCGGCGTGTCTGGCGGAGCATAACTGGCCGCTGGATGGCGGTGATGTCATTGCTTTGACGCTTGACGGTATCGGTATGAGCGAGAACGGCGCTTTGTGGGGCGGCGAGTGCCTGCGGGTGAACTATCGTGAATGCGAGCGCCTGGGCGGCTTGCCTGCAGTGGCGCTTCCTGGTGGTGATCTTGCCGCAAAGCAGCCGTGGCGTAACCTGCTGGCGCAGTGCCTGCGCTTTGTGCCGGAGTGGCAGAATTATCCTGAAACGGTAAGTGTGCAACAGCAAAACTGGAGCGTGCTGGCGCGGGCCATTGAACGAGGCATTAACGCGCCGCTGGCGTCATCGTGCGGGCGTTTGTTCGATGCCGTGGCGGCGGCGCTGGGCTGTGCGCCAGCCACGTTAAGTTATGAAGGGGAAGCGGCTTGTACGCTGGAGGCGCTGGCGTCTTCATGCCACGGCGTGAAGCATCCGGTGACAATGCCGTTGGTCAATAATCACCTGGATCTCGCCATTTTCTGGCGGCAGTGGCTGAACTGGCAAGCTCCGGTTAATCAACGGGCGTGGGCGTTTCATGATGCGCTGGCGCAGGGGTTTGCCGAGTTGATGCGCGAGCAGGCTACGATGCGCGGTATCACTAGGCTGGTATTCAGCGGCGGGGTTATTCATAACCGCCTGCTGCGTGCACGTCTGGCGCATTATCTCGTTGATTTCACATTGCTTTTCCCGCAGAGTTTACCTGCGGGTGATGGTGGATTATCTCTGGGGCAGGGGGTTATTGCTGCGGCTCGCTGGCTGGCGGAAGAAGTCCAGAACGGATAA